In a single window of the Raphanus sativus cultivar WK10039 chromosome 9, ASM80110v3, whole genome shotgun sequence genome:
- the LOC108825471 gene encoding disease resistance protein RML1A isoform X2, protein MASSSSFPRTWRYRVFPSFHGPDVRKTFLSHLRKQFNCYGITMFDDQGIERSQIIAPALTQAIRKSRISIVVLSKNYASSSWCLDELLEILKCKEDMGQIVMTIFYGVDPSHVRKQTGDFGKVFKKTCRGKTEEESQRWSQALTYVGNIAGEDFLNWDNEAQMIEEIAQDILDKLNATPSEDFDGMVGLEAHLKEMESLLDLDCDGVKMVAIIGPAGIGKTTIARALHSLLSNRFHLTCFVDNLRGSYHSGFDEYGLKLRLQEQFLSKILNHNGIRICHLGAVQENLCDQKVLIILDDVNSLNQLEALANETTWFGPGSRIVVTTEDLEILQQHGIDNTYHVGFPFDEEAIEILCRYAFRQRSPLHGYKVLCRRITELCGNLPLALRLVGSSLRGKIEDEWEDIMNRLETVLDREIEEILRVGYESLDENEQTLFLHIAVFFNNENSDIVKAMFADGKLVVKRGLKILLNRSLIDTYGERIEMHKLLQQMARQAIRKQEPWRHQILMDTFEICDVLENETKKKRSNLNKTSG, encoded by the exons atggcttcttcttcttcctttcctCGCACATGGAGATACCGCGTCTTCCCGAGCTTCCATGGACCAGACGTCCGTAAAACCTTTCTCAGTCATTTACGTAAACAGTTTAACTGTTATGGGATTACCATGTTCGACGATCAAGGAATCGAGAGAAGCCAAATCATCGCCCCTGCTCTCACGCAAGCGATCAGAAAATCGAGGATATCGATCGTGGTGCTGTCGAAGAACTATGCCTCTTCAAGCTGGTGTTTGGATGAACTGTTGGAGATTTTGAAGTGCAAGGAAGATATGGGACAGATAGTGATGACGATCTTCTACGGAGTAGATCCATCCCATGTGCGGAAACAGACCGGAGATTTCGGGAAAGTTTTCAAGAAAACATGTCGTGgtaaaacagaggaagagagtCAAAGATGGAGTCAAGCTTTGACTTATGTGGGAAACATAGCTGGGGAAGACTTCCTTAACTG GGACAATGAAGCCCAAATGATTGAGGAGATTGCACAAGATATTTTAGATAAACTAAATGCCACACCGTCTGAGGATTTTGATGGCATGGTTGGACTTGAGGCTCATTTAAAGGAAATGGAGTCTTTGCTAGATTTAGATTGTGATGGCGTTAAGATGGTTGCAATCATTGGTCCTGCAGGGATTGGTAAAACTACCATTGCCCGAGCTTTACATAGTCTACTCTCTAACAGGTTTCATCTTACTTGTTTTGTGGACAACCTTAGGGGAAGCTATCATAGTGGTTTCGATGAGTATGGATTGAAACTGCGTTTACAAGAACAATTTCTTTCGAAGATTTTGAACCACAATGGTATAAGGATATGCCATTTAGGTGCAGTACAAGAAAATCTATGTGACCAAAAAGTTCTTATCATTCTTGACGATGTGAACAGTCTAAATCAATTAGAGGCGTTGGCTAACGAAACTACATGGTTTGGTCCTGGAAGTAGGATTGTAGTGACCACAGAAGACCTAGAGATTTTGCAGCAACATGGTATCGATAATACTTACCACGTGGGGTTTCCATTTGATGAAGAAGCCATCGAGATCTTATGTAGATATGCTTTTAGACAAAGGTCTCCACTTCATGGTTATAAGGTGTTGTGTAGAAGGATAACAGAGCTTTGTGGCAATCTTCCATTGGCTCTACGTCTGGTGGGTTCATCTTTACGTGGGAAGATAGAGGACGAATGGGAAGATATAATGAACAGACTGGAAACTGTTCTGGATCGAGAGATCGAGGAGATACTAAGAGTAGGCTATGAAAGTTTAGATGAGAATGAGCAGACTCTATTTCTCCACATTGCAGTTTTCTTCAACAATGAAAATAGTGATATTGTGAAAGCTATGTTCGCTGATGGTAAGTTGGTTGTTAAACGTGGTTTGAAGATTCTACTCAATAGATCTCTCATTGATACATATGGGGAAAGAATAGAGATGCACAAGTTATTACAGCAAATGGCTAGACAAGCCATTCGTAAACAAGAGCCTTGGAGACATCAAATCTTAATGGATACTTTTGAGATTTGCGATGTCCTCGAAAATGAAACA aaaaaaaagaggAGTAATTTAAACAAGACATCTGGTTGA
- the LOC108825475 gene encoding protein ROH1, which produces MRPAQDNQGSFLGRISIRRNQFTDVNTEQEQEDLELFQKHIADRFTELLSPPPPPQQPPSDETNTVAPVPATEQIMSVTWLRKLMDVFLCCEAEFKAILLMGRDPTQISKPPFDRLVPEMLDRSIKALDICTAVVNGIDSVRHYQRLAEIAVAALEQRPLGDGNVRRAKRALSNLLIALSIEDKENVSGGGGRSGGSSAASKGGATIGQLKSSSWAVGRNWSAAKQIHAMTANLAPPRGNEAAGLPLPMFIMSTVTVFVMWVLTAAVPCQERAGLANHLPVPKHLNWAQSLVGIHEKIGDEWKKKEKKGSAGLMEEMTRMEKLGHSLVEFADGFHYPAEKEAAESAAAQVAEMAEICRRMEEELVPLQQQIREVFHRIVRSRAEILEVLEQAGKLSAPVV; this is translated from the coding sequence ATGAGACCTGCGCAAGACAACCAAGGATCCTTCCTCGGCCGGATTAGTATCCGTCGCAACCAATTCACCGACGTCAACACCGAACAAGAGCAAGAAGATCTCGAGCTTTTCCAAAAACACATCGCCGATCGTTTCACCGAgcttctctctcctcctccaccaccacaaCAACCACCGTCCGATGAGACGAACACGGTTGCTCCCGTACCCGCGACGGAGCAGATTATGTCCGTCACCTGGCTTCGTAAGCTCATGGATGTTTTCCTCTGCTGCGAAGCCGAGTTCAAAGCGATTCTCTTAATGGGCCGTGACCCGACCCAGATATCTAAACCGCCTTTCGACCGGTTAGTCCCCGAAATGTTAGACCGGTCCATTAAAGCGCTCGACATCTGTACCGCCGTCGTTAACGGAATCGACTCCGTTAGACATTACCAGCGCCTAGCCGAGATCGCCGTGGCGGCACTGGAGCAGCGTCCGTTAGGAGACGGTAACGTGAGGCGGGCGAAACGGGCCCTCTCGAACCTACTCATCGCGCTGAGCATCGAGGACAAAGAGAACGTAAGCGGCGGAGGAGGCCGTAGCGGCGGATCGTCCGCGGCGAGCAAAGGAGGAGCGACGATCGGTCAGCTCAAATCGTCGTCGTGGGCCGTCGGGAGAAACTGGTCGGCGGCGAAGCAGATCCACGCGATGACGGCGAACCTCGCGCCGCCGCGCGGCAACGAAGCGGCGGGGTTGCCACTGCCGATGTTTATAATGAGCACCGTGACGGTGTTCGTGATGTGGGTTCTGACGGCGGCGGTTCCGTGTCAGGAGAGAGCTGGACTGGCGAATCATCTGCCGGTGCCGAAGCATTTGAACTGGGCTCAGAGTTTGGTCGGGATACACGAGAAGATCGGAGACGagtggaagaagaaggagaagaaaggaTCCGCGGGGCTGATGGAGGAGATGACGAGGATGGAGAAGCTTGGTCACTCGCTGGTTGAGTTCGCCGACGGGTTTCATTATCCGGCGGAGAAAGAGGCCGCTGAATCTGCGGCGGCTCAGGTGGCGGAGATGGCGGAGATATGCCGGAGAATGGAGGAGGAGCTTGTGCCGTTGCAGCAACAGATCAGAGAGGTTTTCCATAGGATCGTGAGGAGTCGTGCGGAGATTCTGGAGGTGTTGGAGCAGGCCGGGAAACTTTCAGCGCCAGTTgtataa
- the LOC108825471 gene encoding disease resistance protein RML1B isoform X1: protein MASSSSFPRTWRYRVFPSFHGPDVRKTFLSHLRKQFNCYGITMFDDQGIERSQIIAPALTQAIRKSRISIVVLSKNYASSSWCLDELLEILKCKEDMGQIVMTIFYGVDPSHVRKQTGDFGKVFKKTCRGKTEEESQRWSQALTYVGNIAGEDFLNWDNEAQMIEEIAQDILDKLNATPSEDFDGMVGLEAHLKEMESLLDLDCDGVKMVAIIGPAGIGKTTIARALHSLLSNRFHLTCFVDNLRGSYHSGFDEYGLKLRLQEQFLSKILNHNGIRICHLGAVQENLCDQKVLIILDDVNSLNQLEALANETTWFGPGSRIVVTTEDLEILQQHGIDNTYHVGFPFDEEAIEILCRYAFRQRSPLHGYKVLCRRITELCGNLPLALRLVGSSLRGKIEDEWEDIMNRLETVLDREIEEILRVGYESLDENEQTLFLHIAVFFNNENSDIVKAMFADGKLVVKRGLKILLNRSLIDTYGERIEMHKLLQQMARQAIRKQEPWRHQILMDTFEICDVLENETGTSVVSGISFDVSGISELIVSKRAFKRMSNLRFLAIYKSIHDGNDGIHIPAEMEFPRRLRLLQWTAYPNKCLPSTFHPENLVNLCMRYSKLEYLWQGTQPLTNLKKMDLTLSCHLKELPDLSNATNLEKLDLSVCESLVEIPTSFSHLQKLKDLRMGNCINLQVIPPHLNLGSLENIDMQRCSKLRNFSIISTNLVKVDISYTEIEDVSGVRLFPRLACFSVKKSGKLKGLRHLPTSLWYLDLSYTDIESIPDCIKALYSLHLTLTGCRRLRSLPELPGSLKSLTAEDCESLKTIFSPLNHSSDATLVFTNCFKLDQQARKEIIQRSSLCRWAILPGREVPSEFDYRARGNSFIIVIPDGDNSLSDLSRLKLCAAVSPDDQTSESNGFESLCCRIGNGEIEPVEEVFHLGIFSKCCGEHLFIFNSRLPFINSSKKSREILFEFSCSYNSFDIIECGVHIWTEDVLDSISLTNGR from the exons atggcttcttcttcttcctttcctCGCACATGGAGATACCGCGTCTTCCCGAGCTTCCATGGACCAGACGTCCGTAAAACCTTTCTCAGTCATTTACGTAAACAGTTTAACTGTTATGGGATTACCATGTTCGACGATCAAGGAATCGAGAGAAGCCAAATCATCGCCCCTGCTCTCACGCAAGCGATCAGAAAATCGAGGATATCGATCGTGGTGCTGTCGAAGAACTATGCCTCTTCAAGCTGGTGTTTGGATGAACTGTTGGAGATTTTGAAGTGCAAGGAAGATATGGGACAGATAGTGATGACGATCTTCTACGGAGTAGATCCATCCCATGTGCGGAAACAGACCGGAGATTTCGGGAAAGTTTTCAAGAAAACATGTCGTGgtaaaacagaggaagagagtCAAAGATGGAGTCAAGCTTTGACTTATGTGGGAAACATAGCTGGGGAAGACTTCCTTAACTG GGACAATGAAGCCCAAATGATTGAGGAGATTGCACAAGATATTTTAGATAAACTAAATGCCACACCGTCTGAGGATTTTGATGGCATGGTTGGACTTGAGGCTCATTTAAAGGAAATGGAGTCTTTGCTAGATTTAGATTGTGATGGCGTTAAGATGGTTGCAATCATTGGTCCTGCAGGGATTGGTAAAACTACCATTGCCCGAGCTTTACATAGTCTACTCTCTAACAGGTTTCATCTTACTTGTTTTGTGGACAACCTTAGGGGAAGCTATCATAGTGGTTTCGATGAGTATGGATTGAAACTGCGTTTACAAGAACAATTTCTTTCGAAGATTTTGAACCACAATGGTATAAGGATATGCCATTTAGGTGCAGTACAAGAAAATCTATGTGACCAAAAAGTTCTTATCATTCTTGACGATGTGAACAGTCTAAATCAATTAGAGGCGTTGGCTAACGAAACTACATGGTTTGGTCCTGGAAGTAGGATTGTAGTGACCACAGAAGACCTAGAGATTTTGCAGCAACATGGTATCGATAATACTTACCACGTGGGGTTTCCATTTGATGAAGAAGCCATCGAGATCTTATGTAGATATGCTTTTAGACAAAGGTCTCCACTTCATGGTTATAAGGTGTTGTGTAGAAGGATAACAGAGCTTTGTGGCAATCTTCCATTGGCTCTACGTCTGGTGGGTTCATCTTTACGTGGGAAGATAGAGGACGAATGGGAAGATATAATGAACAGACTGGAAACTGTTCTGGATCGAGAGATCGAGGAGATACTAAGAGTAGGCTATGAAAGTTTAGATGAGAATGAGCAGACTCTATTTCTCCACATTGCAGTTTTCTTCAACAATGAAAATAGTGATATTGTGAAAGCTATGTTCGCTGATGGTAAGTTGGTTGTTAAACGTGGTTTGAAGATTCTACTCAATAGATCTCTCATTGATACATATGGGGAAAGAATAGAGATGCACAAGTTATTACAGCAAATGGCTAGACAAGCCATTCGTAAACAAGAGCCTTGGAGACATCAAATCTTAATGGATACTTTTGAGATTTGCGATGTCCTCGAAAATGAAACA GGTACCAGTGTTGTGTCTGGTATATCATTTGATGTGTCAGGAATCAGCGAGCTGATTGTAAGCAAGAGAGCTTTTAAGAGGATGTCCAACCTTCGATTCCTCGCCATCTACAAAAGCATACATGATGGAAATGACGGAATCCATATACCAGCGGAGATGGAGTTTCCCCGTCGTCTAAGGTTACTACAATGGACAGCATATCCAAACAAGTGTCTTCCATCTACATTTCATCCAGAAAATCTCGTCAACCTTTGCATGCGATATAGCAAGCTCGAGTACCTCTGGCAAGGAACGCAG CCGCTTACAAATCTCAAGAAGATGGATTTGACACTGTCTTGTCATTTGAAAGAGCTCCCAGATCTCTCGAATGCTACAAATCTTGAGAAACTGGACCTGAGTGTTTGCGAGAGTTTGGTAGAGATCCCAACCTCATTTTCGCATCTTCAGAAACTAAAAGACTTGCGGATGGGGAACTGCATAAACCTACAAGTCATTCCACCTCACCTGAACTTGGGATCCCTTGAAAACATCGACATGCAAAGGTGTTCAAAGCTGAGAAACTTTTCAATTATTTCCACCAACTTGGTAAAAGTGGATATATCATACACAGAGATAGAAGACGTGTCTGGAGTTAGGCTCTTCCCTCGCCTTGCGTGTTTCAGTGTAAAGAAAAGTGGAAAGCTCAAGGGATTAAGGCATCTTCCGACGAGTTTATGGTATCTGGACCTAAGCTATACTGATATCGAAAGTATCCCAGATTGCATAAAAGCTCTTTATTCGTTGCACCTTACTCTAACTGGCTGTAGAAGACTCAGATCATTGCCAGAGCTCCCTGGTTCGCTCAAATCCTTAACTGCGGAAGACTGTGAATCTCTGAAGACCATATTCTCCCCTTTGAATCACAGTTCGGATGCAACACTGGTTTTCACCAACTGTTTCAAACTGGACCAACAAGCACGGAAAGAAATTATCCAACGTTCGTCTTTGTGCAGATGGGCTATCTTACCCGGAAGAGAAGTACCTTCGGAGTTTGATTACAGAGCCAGAGGAAATTCATTTATCATTGTTATTCCAGATGGTGACAATTCTCTTTCTGATTTATCAAGATTAAAGCTCTGCGCTGCGGTGTCACCTGACGACCAAACCAGCGAATCGAACGGGTTTGAATCATTGTGCTGTCGAATAGGCAATGGCGAAATAGAACCAGTCGAGGAGGTGTTCCATCTAGGAATTTTCTCCAAATGTTGTGGtgaacatttatttatatttaactcTCGTTTGCCATTTATCAACTCCTCCAAAAAGAGCAGAGAGATACTGTTTGAATTTAGCTGCAGTTATAACAGCTTTGACATTATTGAATGTGGAGTCCATATCTGGACCGAAGACGTACTTGATAGTATTAGCCTCACTAATGGGAGATGA